In a single window of the Pongo abelii isolate AG06213 chromosome 1, NHGRI_mPonAbe1-v2.0_pri, whole genome shotgun sequence genome:
- the LOC129047706 gene encoding transcription factor BTF3-like has protein sequence MNQEKLQGTMIHLNNPEVQASLAVNTFTITGHAETKQLTEMLHSILNQLAAVSLTSLRRLAEALPKQSVDGKAPLATGEDDDDDEVPGLVENFDEASKNETN, from the coding sequence ATGAACCAGGAAAAACTCCAAGGAACAATGATCCACTTGAACAACCCTGAAGTTCAGGCATCTCTGGCAGTGAACACTTTCACGATTACAGGCCATGCTGAGACAAAGCAGCTGACAGAAATGCTACACAGCATCTTAAACCAGCTTGCTGCAGTCAGTCTGACTAGTTTAAGGAGACTGGCTGAAGCTCTGCCCAAACAATCTGTGGATGGAAAAGCACCACTTGCTACTggagaggatgatgatgatgatgaagttcCAGGTCTTGTGGAGAATTTTGATGAGGCTTCCAAGAATGAGACAAACTGA